In Chitinophaga nivalis, a single genomic region encodes these proteins:
- a CDS encoding DUF2264 domain-containing protein codes for MERRNFIKIAPLAGLAGAMAPGKTLADAVAGPTTAQHANAAATDREYHVKLLQRIATPVVENMSKGTLRKNMPLEKGPGYGLAVEKVTYLEAFGRCISGLAPWLALPDDNTAEGKVRKQMKEQVLQGIVNGVNPASPDYLNFRSEAQPLVDAAYLCQTFMRAPEALWQPLDNTTKANIIKELKELRRIRPAYNNWLLFAAMVEAFLLSIGEEWEPLRTMVATKKIQEWYAGDGFYADGPQFSLDYYNGYVIHPMFTDMLQILVDKKQTSAADYEQALKRMQRFAELQERMIAPDGTYPALGRSMTYRTAAFQPLVQLALQHKLPEGIVPAQVRCAMTAIMKNIFDMEGTFDKKGWLQLGICGHQPEVADVYTSTGSLYICTNGFLALGLPASDPFWADPAAEWTAQKVWSGKKIKKDYHVNY; via the coding sequence TTGGAACGCAGGAACTTCATCAAAATAGCGCCCCTGGCAGGATTGGCAGGCGCCATGGCACCCGGTAAAACACTGGCCGATGCCGTAGCCGGACCAACCACCGCGCAGCATGCAAATGCAGCAGCCACCGACCGGGAATACCACGTAAAGCTGTTACAGCGTATTGCCACCCCCGTAGTGGAGAACATGAGTAAAGGCACCCTCCGGAAAAATATGCCGCTGGAAAAAGGCCCGGGATATGGCCTGGCCGTAGAAAAGGTAACCTACCTGGAAGCCTTCGGCCGCTGTATATCCGGCCTGGCGCCCTGGCTGGCATTACCAGACGATAATACGGCAGAAGGTAAAGTGCGTAAGCAAATGAAGGAACAGGTATTGCAGGGTATTGTGAATGGCGTAAATCCGGCTTCTCCCGACTACCTGAACTTCCGTTCAGAGGCACAGCCGCTGGTAGATGCGGCCTATTTATGTCAGACCTTCATGCGGGCGCCGGAAGCCCTTTGGCAACCGTTGGATAATACCACCAAAGCCAATATCATCAAAGAACTGAAAGAACTCCGGCGCATTCGCCCGGCCTATAATAACTGGCTCCTGTTTGCCGCTATGGTAGAGGCTTTCCTGCTATCGATCGGAGAAGAATGGGAACCCCTGCGGACGATGGTAGCTACCAAAAAAATACAGGAATGGTATGCCGGTGATGGTTTTTATGCAGATGGTCCGCAATTTTCACTCGACTACTATAACGGCTATGTGATTCATCCCATGTTTACAGACATGCTGCAGATACTGGTTGATAAAAAACAAACCAGTGCAGCAGATTATGAACAGGCCTTGAAACGCATGCAACGTTTTGCAGAACTGCAGGAACGCATGATTGCACCGGATGGTACCTACCCTGCACTGGGTCGTTCCATGACCTATCGTACGGCTGCCTTTCAGCCCCTGGTACAACTGGCCCTGCAACATAAACTGCCCGAAGGCATTGTGCCGGCGCAGGTGCGTTGTGCAATGACGGCCATCATGAAAAATATTTTTGACATGGAAGGCACCTTCGATAAAAAAGGCTGGCTGCAATTAGGCATCTGCGGGCATCAGCCGGAAGTAGCCGACGTGTATACTTCTACCGGTAGCCTGTATATCTGTACCAATGGTTTCCTCGCATTGGGATTACCGGCGTCGGATCCTTTCTGGGCAGACCCGGCAGCAGAATGGACCGCACAGAAAGTATGGTCCGGCAAAAAAATCAAAAAAGATTACCACGTTAATTATTAG
- the kduI gene encoding 5-dehydro-4-deoxy-D-glucuronate isomerase has protein sequence MSTAFESRYASSPNEVKQMDTAALRHAFLIPQVFTADHIHWVHTHYDRYLTGGAMPVKGPVALENIDLLKADYFLERRELGMINVGGDGIVEVDGEKFELSFKEALYIGKGKQQVIFHSKDAQHPAKFYLNSTPAHHTYPTRKVARSEAEVVTLGTLETSNHRTINKLLVNSVLETCQLQMGMTELQPGSVWNTMPAHTHDRRMEVYFYFEVPEGQSVCHFMGEPQETRHIWMQNEQAVISPPWSVHSGAGTSNYTFIWGMAGENLDYGDMDHCKINELR, from the coding sequence ATGAGTACAGCATTTGAATCAAGATATGCCAGCAGCCCGAATGAAGTGAAACAAATGGATACCGCTGCGCTCCGCCATGCTTTCCTGATACCACAGGTGTTTACAGCGGATCATATTCACTGGGTACATACGCACTACGATCGTTACCTGACTGGTGGCGCGATGCCCGTGAAAGGACCGGTAGCACTGGAAAATATAGACTTGCTGAAAGCAGATTATTTCCTGGAAAGAAGAGAGTTGGGCATGATCAATGTAGGGGGAGATGGCATCGTGGAAGTAGATGGCGAAAAATTTGAATTGTCTTTTAAAGAAGCTTTATATATCGGTAAGGGCAAGCAGCAGGTAATATTCCACAGCAAGGATGCGCAGCATCCCGCTAAGTTTTACCTGAACTCCACCCCGGCACATCATACCTATCCTACGCGCAAAGTAGCCAGGAGTGAAGCGGAAGTAGTTACGCTGGGTACACTGGAAACCTCCAACCATCGTACCATCAACAAACTGTTGGTGAACTCCGTACTGGAAACCTGTCAGCTGCAAATGGGCATGACGGAGCTGCAACCTGGCAGCGTATGGAACACCATGCCGGCGCACACACACGACCGCAGAATGGAAGTATACTTCTACTTTGAAGTACCGGAAGGACAGTCGGTATGTCACTTTATGGGCGAGCCACAGGAAACCCGCCACATCTGGATGCAGAATGAACAGGCGGTGATTTCTCCACCCTGGTCTGTACATTCCGGTGCCGGTACCAGCAACTATACTTTTATATGGGGCATGGCCGGCGAAAACCTGGACTACGGTGATATGGACCATTGTAAAATCAACGAATTACGTTAA
- a CDS encoding RagB/SusD family nutrient uptake outer membrane protein: protein MNKKILTAIYACSLLALSACKKDFLNTVPADKVSEENFWRTEKDANLGVTAIYNALQNNDIYGLNVYYDGLTPIAWIWDDGGTGLGPISKGNMDPFGNAPANKFKVLYNAVFRANLAIAKLPGVNMDDAAKKRLIGEATFLRALFYYHLVDFYGDVPLITKVLQLGDALPGKETKAKLLDFIIAEANTAAEALPAAKNTTGKATKGAALTLKAKALLMAKRYPEVVTTCQTIGTLGYELYKDYRNMFISTAAENNTEVIFDIQYIGPGLGQGSLLDKRLSTRSSFSSGWSNVYPSVTLVNSYEMKNGKAITETGSGYDSANPYKDRDPRLDYTIVRPGATWREIKYEDMRVDNKSKFTGYMTRKYVLEVDGYGAGDSPLNYIIFRYADVLLMLAEAENEAAGADGITYDAINKVRAREGVNMPAIPAGKTRDQMRDIIRHERMIEFAMEGSYYSDLRRWDIATNTMNGLVVTNIAGQQLDKITFIKAFNLWPIPQKEIDLNSNLVQNPDYVR, encoded by the coding sequence ATGAACAAGAAGATATTAACAGCCATTTACGCTTGCAGCCTGTTGGCACTGAGCGCCTGCAAGAAGGATTTTTTGAATACCGTACCGGCGGATAAAGTGTCAGAAGAAAATTTCTGGCGAACCGAAAAAGATGCCAACCTGGGTGTAACGGCCATTTACAATGCGTTACAAAACAATGATATTTACGGCCTGAATGTTTACTATGATGGGCTTACACCCATTGCCTGGATCTGGGATGATGGCGGTACTGGTTTAGGCCCTATCAGCAAAGGCAACATGGATCCTTTTGGCAATGCACCTGCCAATAAGTTTAAGGTACTGTACAATGCGGTTTTCCGGGCTAACCTGGCTATTGCCAAATTACCAGGTGTAAATATGGACGATGCCGCCAAAAAACGACTGATCGGAGAAGCTACTTTCCTGCGGGCTTTGTTCTATTATCACCTGGTGGATTTTTACGGGGATGTACCGTTGATCACCAAGGTGCTGCAACTGGGTGATGCACTGCCCGGAAAAGAAACCAAAGCAAAACTGCTCGACTTCATTATTGCGGAAGCCAATACGGCAGCGGAAGCATTGCCGGCTGCTAAAAACACCACCGGCAAAGCCACGAAAGGCGCTGCGCTCACGCTGAAAGCCAAAGCGCTCCTGATGGCCAAACGTTATCCGGAAGTAGTCACTACCTGTCAGACCATTGGTACGTTGGGGTATGAGTTGTACAAAGATTACCGCAATATGTTTATCTCTACCGCGGCGGAGAATAATACAGAAGTCATCTTTGATATACAGTATATCGGACCTGGTTTAGGGCAAGGTAGTCTGCTGGATAAACGTTTATCTACCCGTAGTTCGTTCTCCAGTGGCTGGAGTAACGTATATCCTTCAGTTACGCTGGTGAACAGTTATGAAATGAAGAACGGGAAAGCCATCACAGAAACCGGTTCCGGTTACGACTCGGCTAACCCCTACAAAGACAGGGACCCTCGCCTGGACTACACCATTGTAAGACCTGGCGCTACCTGGAGAGAGATTAAGTATGAAGATATGCGGGTAGACAATAAATCCAAATTCACCGGTTATATGACCCGTAAATATGTGCTGGAAGTGGATGGTTATGGTGCCGGCGATTCTCCGTTGAACTATATCATTTTCCGCTATGCAGATGTATTGCTGATGCTGGCGGAAGCAGAAAATGAAGCGGCGGGTGCAGATGGTATCACCTATGATGCCATTAACAAGGTACGTGCGAGAGAAGGCGTAAACATGCCGGCTATTCCGGCTGGTAAAACGCGTGACCAGATGCGGGATATTATCCGTCACGAACGTATGATCGAATTTGCCATGGAAGGCTCCTACTATTCCGATCTCAGAAGATGGGATATCGCTACCAATACGATGAATGGATTGGTGGTTACCAATATTGCCGGACAGCAACTGGATAAAATAACCTTCATCAAGGCTTTTAACCTGTGGCCCATTCCGCAAAAGGAAATAGACCTGAACAGTAACCTGGTACAGAATCCGGATTACGTACGATAG
- a CDS encoding heparinase II/III-family protein: MYIKKITRIAICSAALLLPGRMQAQHPATPRNILYTTWEQAGGGQALAATASWRATQYRIIREKTAQLPPATRKALLQEADKALDFTWPALTASLYREYKINGNRSNFEQVQAARRKVLSTLVAGELVEGKGKYLPQIVNALWMILEESTWVLPAHITAQKAGSGLPDPAEPVIDLVVGETAAALSWTQFLLHDQLDSVDPMVNKRITYELQHRVITPFLERQDFWWMGFKGGMVNNWNIWVNTNILQTALLVIPETDIRNRVIEKTIRSADNFLNAYPPDGGCDEGPTYWGHAGGKLIEMITWLQSASGHRLDWRKNELIHQIGAYIYKMHVDSSRFVNFADASASTIPPPHTVYWYGEAYNDPLLKGFAASLYRLSNKDTTEVKTASLPFFIYEVLTRDSLLATTPKAPYHAVNWLPDLQVVSLRSKAGTAKGLFFAAQGGHNAESHNHNDVGNFVLYMNGKPALLDVGVGTYTKQTFSADRYQLWYMQSQWHNCPTINGVQQLAGRQFAAREVQFTHTAARSVLRMDIAAAYPEAAAADSWQRIFTFTPATRSLQLEEIYRLRAWKEAFKLHFMTVLPVDTTTPGKLLLQGEGAQLVMTYDPALLEVLTEQQPVTDGRLTPVWGSTVTRITLRARQEKLSGKHQIRFVMQP, encoded by the coding sequence ATGTACATTAAAAAGATAACCCGCATAGCTATTTGCAGTGCTGCATTATTGCTGCCGGGCCGGATGCAGGCACAACATCCGGCTACGCCCCGGAATATCCTGTACACCACCTGGGAACAGGCCGGCGGCGGGCAGGCATTGGCAGCTACTGCCAGCTGGCGGGCAACACAATACCGTATTATCCGGGAAAAAACAGCACAGTTGCCGCCGGCTACCCGTAAAGCATTGCTGCAGGAAGCCGATAAGGCCCTGGATTTCACCTGGCCTGCCTTGACCGCATCCCTTTACCGGGAATATAAAATCAACGGCAACCGTAGCAATTTTGAACAGGTGCAGGCAGCGCGCCGCAAAGTACTCAGTACCCTGGTAGCGGGTGAACTGGTGGAAGGAAAAGGAAAATACCTGCCGCAGATAGTGAATGCACTGTGGATGATACTGGAAGAAAGTACCTGGGTATTACCGGCGCATATTACCGCACAAAAGGCCGGCAGCGGCCTGCCCGATCCGGCTGAACCAGTGATAGACCTGGTAGTGGGAGAAACCGCGGCGGCATTAAGCTGGACGCAGTTCCTGCTGCATGATCAACTGGATAGCGTGGATCCCATGGTGAATAAACGCATCACTTACGAGCTGCAACACCGCGTCATTACGCCTTTCCTGGAGCGCCAGGATTTCTGGTGGATGGGTTTTAAAGGAGGGATGGTGAACAACTGGAATATCTGGGTGAATACCAATATCTTACAGACGGCATTACTGGTGATACCGGAAACGGATATACGTAACCGGGTGATCGAAAAAACAATCCGCAGTGCCGATAACTTTCTGAATGCCTACCCACCTGATGGCGGCTGTGATGAAGGGCCTACCTACTGGGGCCATGCAGGCGGTAAACTGATTGAAATGATTACCTGGCTGCAAAGCGCTTCCGGTCATCGTTTGGACTGGCGTAAAAATGAACTCATTCACCAGATCGGCGCCTATATCTACAAAATGCATGTAGACAGCAGCCGGTTTGTAAATTTTGCCGATGCTTCTGCCAGCACCATTCCGCCGCCTCATACCGTGTATTGGTATGGCGAAGCCTATAACGATCCGTTGCTGAAAGGTTTTGCCGCCAGCTTGTATCGTTTGTCCAATAAGGATACCACCGAAGTGAAAACCGCTTCCCTGCCGTTTTTTATTTATGAAGTGCTGACGCGTGATAGTTTACTGGCTACCACGCCGAAAGCGCCGTATCATGCCGTGAACTGGCTGCCTGACCTGCAGGTAGTATCCCTGCGTTCAAAGGCCGGCACGGCCAAAGGGTTGTTCTTTGCCGCACAGGGCGGACATAATGCAGAAAGCCATAACCACAATGATGTAGGCAACTTTGTATTATATATGAATGGCAAACCCGCGCTGCTGGATGTGGGAGTAGGTACCTATACCAAACAAACCTTTAGTGCAGATCGTTATCAGCTGTGGTATATGCAGTCGCAATGGCATAACTGTCCGACCATCAATGGGGTACAACAACTGGCTGGCCGGCAATTTGCCGCCAGGGAGGTACAATTCACGCATACGGCTGCACGTAGTGTATTGCGGATGGATATTGCCGCTGCCTATCCGGAAGCTGCCGCCGCAGACAGCTGGCAACGGATCTTTACATTCACGCCTGCTACCCGTAGCTTACAGCTGGAAGAAATATACCGCCTGCGTGCCTGGAAAGAGGCCTTTAAGCTGCATTTTATGACGGTATTGCCGGTTGATACCACTACGCCTGGTAAGTTGTTATTACAGGGAGAGGGTGCACAGCTGGTGATGACGTATGATCCGGCTTTGCTGGAAGTACTGACCGAACAGCAGCCCGTGACAGATGGCCGGTTAACACCGGTATGGGGAAGTACGGTTACCCGTATCACCTTACGGGCCCGCCAGGAAAAATTATCCGGCAAACATCAGATCCGGTTTGTGATGCAGCCATAA
- a CDS encoding SusC/RagA family TonB-linked outer membrane protein: MKKLLGTTLCIWGICMAQTAIAQEKRPVTGTVKDAQGTRLPGVTVGIKHTAAGTVTGADGKFQLNASAKDTLVFSFVGFNKKETAINNQSDLSILLDGSATSLNETVVVGYGVQKKINLSGAVTSVNFDKAMQSRPVTDLSTALSGMAPGVSIAQASGQPGRENATIRIRGVGTLNNADPLVMVDGIESSMSDVNMTDVESISVLKDAAAAAIYGSRAANGVVLVTTKKGKKGKTTVAYNGYYGVQKATRLFNMVNDYPTYMELMNRVATADNPAAVQPFKQTTIDSWRNATDRTLFPNTDWMDVMFGQGNLTGHNVSVAGGSEKTTYYMSLDYLRNNGIMKNTSQDRYMLRLNADHAISKKIKIGANINLTWKDRKEPQDVGTILTNASSSSPGTTPKITDASGTRYGARNTDDENGQLDNPLQYIETWYRPNRQQRTFAKVWGEWEIIDGLKFQVNGAADYWNSAEKSYAEAGAIQNRWNFQKNQVVQTLDQLPANLLQTDSTNLRLAYYATLNYTKNIGQDHHLNVLLGTSSETVKGTLMTASVMNFPTNNTWELGAGLEQPKVGGTSLKNNLLSFFGRVNYDYKGKYLLEANLRRDGSSSFAPGRQWGLYPSFSAAWRLLEEPFIKDAMPGWVNNVKLRASWGKLGNDRIPSFQFMSLYAAGLNYSSGGKITGGLSPQVMANPFITWEKAVSSNLGLDANLFNDHFNVSLDVFNRRTSDILVQLEVSSLYGLNPPYQNVGIVENKGWELTMGYNNKAGAFSYGISGNVSNINNKVVRYQANPDAVGIINGAAVIREGWSIGSLYGYQVAGIFQSDEEVAAWARQRSSGLNKPGDLKYVDIQGDKKIDGSDRVNIGNTIPKWYFGLNLNAGYKGFDLALLFQGVGGVNRYYQDSWYNSSIRFGRQINADFLNAWTPENRETNLPRLTDASNTDNNRASSFWVQDASFVRLKNIQLSYTFPKHFFNNALQSVRVYVNAQNAFTWTKFKGLDPEIADYTKAGIQYPNVRMITGGVNVIF, translated from the coding sequence ATGAAAAAACTGCTAGGTACCACCCTTTGCATATGGGGCATATGCATGGCTCAAACGGCTATTGCCCAGGAAAAACGTCCCGTTACAGGCACGGTGAAAGATGCGCAGGGCACGCGACTCCCCGGAGTAACGGTTGGCATCAAACATACCGCTGCCGGTACTGTAACAGGAGCAGACGGTAAATTTCAATTGAACGCTTCCGCGAAAGATACCCTGGTATTTAGTTTCGTGGGATTCAACAAAAAAGAAACCGCCATCAATAACCAGTCTGATCTGAGTATCCTCCTCGATGGAAGCGCCACCAGCCTTAATGAAACCGTAGTAGTAGGATACGGGGTACAAAAGAAAATCAACCTTTCCGGCGCTGTCACCAGCGTGAACTTTGATAAAGCCATGCAAAGCAGGCCCGTAACCGATCTGAGTACAGCGCTCAGCGGTATGGCGCCAGGCGTGAGCATTGCTCAGGCTTCCGGACAACCGGGCCGCGAAAATGCCACCATCCGCATCAGGGGCGTCGGCACGCTGAACAATGCCGATCCGCTGGTAATGGTAGATGGTATTGAAAGCAGTATGAGCGATGTAAACATGACAGATGTGGAAAGCATTTCTGTACTGAAAGATGCCGCTGCTGCTGCTATCTACGGTTCCCGCGCGGCAAATGGCGTGGTACTGGTCACCACTAAAAAAGGAAAGAAAGGGAAAACCACCGTTGCCTATAATGGTTACTATGGTGTACAAAAGGCGACCCGGCTGTTTAACATGGTGAATGATTATCCCACCTACATGGAACTCATGAACCGCGTGGCTACGGCAGATAATCCTGCTGCAGTACAGCCATTCAAACAAACCACCATCGATTCCTGGCGCAATGCTACGGACAGAACACTGTTCCCTAATACTGACTGGATGGATGTCATGTTTGGTCAGGGCAACCTTACCGGACATAACGTATCTGTAGCCGGTGGTTCTGAAAAGACTACCTATTATATGTCACTCGACTACCTGCGCAACAATGGTATCATGAAAAATACCAGCCAGGATCGTTATATGCTGCGACTCAATGCAGATCACGCTATCAGTAAAAAAATAAAGATTGGCGCCAACATTAACCTGACCTGGAAAGACCGGAAAGAACCGCAGGATGTGGGTACTATACTCACGAATGCATCCAGCAGCTCTCCCGGTACTACGCCTAAAATTACAGATGCCAGCGGTACCCGCTATGGCGCCCGGAATACAGATGATGAAAACGGTCAGCTGGATAATCCACTGCAGTACATCGAAACCTGGTACCGGCCTAACCGCCAGCAGCGCACCTTTGCCAAGGTATGGGGCGAATGGGAAATTATCGACGGATTAAAATTCCAGGTGAATGGGGCGGCTGACTACTGGAACTCCGCAGAGAAAAGTTATGCGGAAGCCGGCGCTATCCAGAACCGCTGGAACTTCCAGAAAAATCAGGTGGTACAAACGCTGGATCAGTTACCTGCCAACCTGTTGCAGACGGATTCCACCAACCTGCGGCTGGCCTATTACGCTACATTAAACTATACTAAAAATATCGGGCAGGATCATCACCTGAATGTATTGCTGGGTACCAGCAGTGAAACCGTGAAAGGTACGCTGATGACCGCCAGTGTGATGAACTTTCCTACCAACAATACCTGGGAACTGGGCGCTGGTCTGGAACAACCCAAAGTAGGCGGTACCTCCCTGAAGAATAACCTGTTATCTTTCTTCGGTCGTGTTAACTACGATTACAAAGGAAAATATTTACTGGAAGCGAATCTGCGTCGCGATGGTTCATCCAGTTTTGCACCGGGCAGACAATGGGGCCTGTATCCCTCTTTCTCTGCTGCGTGGCGCCTGCTGGAAGAACCTTTTATCAAAGACGCGATGCCAGGTTGGGTAAACAATGTGAAGCTGCGGGCTTCCTGGGGTAAACTGGGAAATGACCGTATTCCTTCCTTCCAGTTTATGAGTTTGTATGCTGCTGGTCTGAACTATTCTTCCGGTGGAAAAATCACCGGAGGACTTTCTCCGCAGGTGATGGCCAATCCGTTTATTACCTGGGAGAAAGCGGTGTCTTCCAACTTAGGACTGGATGCGAACCTGTTTAATGATCACTTTAATGTTTCCCTGGATGTATTTAACCGCCGTACTTCCGATATCCTGGTGCAGCTGGAAGTATCTTCCCTGTATGGTTTGAACCCGCCTTACCAGAATGTGGGCATTGTGGAAAACAAAGGATGGGAACTGACCATGGGATACAATAATAAAGCAGGTGCATTCAGTTATGGTATATCCGGTAACGTTAGTAACATCAACAACAAGGTGGTAAGATATCAGGCCAATCCGGATGCCGTAGGTATCATCAATGGCGCTGCTGTGATCCGGGAAGGATGGTCTATTGGTTCGCTGTATGGCTACCAGGTGGCCGGTATTTTCCAGTCGGATGAAGAAGTGGCAGCATGGGCACGGCAACGTAGTTCCGGCCTGAATAAACCTGGTGACCTGAAATATGTGGATATCCAGGGTGATAAAAAAATTGATGGTAGTGACCGCGTAAATATTGGTAATACCATTCCTAAATGGTACTTCGGCCTGAACCTGAATGCAGGTTATAAAGGCTTTGACCTGGCCCTCTTATTCCAGGGTGTAGGTGGCGTAAACAGGTATTACCAGGATAGCTGGTATAACAGTTCGATCCGCTTCGGCCGCCAGATCAATGCCGACTTCCTGAATGCCTGGACACCGGAAAACAGGGAAACAAACCTCCCTCGTTTAACAGATGCCAGCAATACGGATAATAATCGTGCCTCTTCTTTCTGGGTACAGGATGCCTCCTTTGTGCGACTGAAAAATATACAGTTGTCCTATACTTTCCCTAAACACTTTTTCAATAATGCCCTGCAAAGTGTACGGGTATACGTAAATGCACAGAATGCCTTTACCTGGACCAAATTCAAAGGGTTAGATCCGGAAATAGCGGATTATACGAAGGCAGGTATTCAATATCCGAATGTGCGGATGATTACAGGTGGTGTAAATGTGATTTTCTAA
- a CDS encoding LacI family DNA-binding transcriptional regulator — protein MQQKHESTIVDIARALNLSIATVSRALNNHPKISEATKKKVKEQADAVEYRRNTLASGLRGSRSNNIGLIIPRVSMYFHATAITAIQNLLHRHGYNLIIGQSNDAPEMEKELASAMFSSRVAGLMVASTFYTTDYTHFDVFIRNDIPLVFFDRVPVDFYPAQVIRGDDYQGGFMATAHLAEAGCKTIAHLSGPLSCNLYKDRYAGYVAALRQYKLPFKKEWVFFNELTPANATRIAQQLFARRPYPQGVFASNDTSAITILEYARAQGIAVPEALRIVGYSNDPRTAIISPPITTVEQFPGRVGEEAVTALLALLKRGPRKREQILTPVITAVELVKRASA, from the coding sequence ATGCAGCAAAAACATGAAAGCACGATTGTGGATATCGCCAGGGCGCTGAACCTGTCTATAGCTACCGTTTCCAGGGCACTCAACAATCATCCGAAGATCAGTGAGGCAACCAAAAAGAAAGTGAAAGAGCAGGCCGATGCTGTGGAATACCGGCGTAATACACTGGCATCCGGATTGCGTGGCAGCCGTTCCAATAATATCGGGTTGATTATTCCCCGGGTTTCCATGTACTTTCATGCAACGGCTATTACCGCCATTCAGAATCTGCTGCACCGGCATGGATACAACCTGATTATCGGCCAGTCCAATGATGCACCGGAAATGGAGAAAGAGCTGGCCAGTGCCATGTTTTCTTCCAGGGTGGCGGGGTTGATGGTGGCGTCTACTTTTTATACCACCGATTATACGCACTTCGATGTATTTATCCGGAATGATATTCCACTGGTATTTTTTGATCGGGTACCGGTAGATTTTTACCCGGCGCAGGTAATCCGGGGAGATGATTACCAGGGAGGTTTTATGGCAACGGCCCACCTGGCCGAAGCGGGTTGTAAAACCATTGCGCATTTATCAGGGCCGTTGAGTTGTAATTTGTATAAAGACCGTTATGCCGGTTATGTAGCTGCGCTGCGCCAGTACAAATTACCTTTCAAAAAAGAATGGGTGTTTTTTAATGAGCTGACACCCGCCAATGCCACGCGTATTGCGCAACAGTTGTTTGCCCGCCGGCCTTACCCCCAGGGCGTATTTGCTTCCAATGATACTTCGGCCATTACCATCCTGGAATATGCCCGTGCACAGGGTATTGCCGTGCCGGAAGCCTTGCGTATTGTAGGATATTCCAATGATCCCCGTACCGCTATTATCAGTCCGCCTATTACTACCGTAGAGCAGTTTCCCGGCCGCGTAGGTGAGGAGGCCGTGACGGCGCTGCTGGCGTTGCTGAAAAGAGGCCCCCGTAAAAGAGAACAGATCCTGACACCGGTTATTACGGCCGTGGAACTGGTGAAGCGGGCTTCTGCCTGA